Within Hypomesus transpacificus isolate Combined female chromosome 10, fHypTra1, whole genome shotgun sequence, the genomic segment ttgtcttaTCAATATAGACATATGTGGAGAGAGAACACATGTAGAAAGAAAGCACCCTGACAGTGGGTCAGATGTGTGAGGTCGTGGTTGTTAaacgtgcgtgtgtatgtgtgtccccaGGACCTCATCAGTGCAGAGTTCATCCTGAAGCTGGAGTCTCTGCTGAAGAGAGCCTACCGCCTGCAGGAGGAATTTGAGGGGGCTCTGGGAATGTCCGAACCTTCCTCCCGTTGCAACAGCAGtgagtcacacgcacacacacacactcacacactcacagtgtcAAGGGCACTTGTCTTCTTCCTTGATAAACATCGGCTGTGGGCCAACTTTTGTGACAACAGCTGTCACCTGTCATTGAGGCCCTTTTACCTCTGCTGTTGAGTACACAGAGGCTAACGATAAGTTATGCTTTCCCCCTCTGTGTATAAAACACATTTGAGAGTGATATCCAGGTATTATAATCCTAGTGTCACGGAAGAGTATAAGTGCTAGAAGTCTGTTTTACAGATGATTCATTTAGAGTTCCTAAAGGCAGCTCTCCCCTGGCTAACCACAGTCATAACATTCTCTCAAGCCCAGTGTGCTTAACAGTAGCAGTTAACCTCTGTCCATGCACTGAGCACAGTGCTGCTAATGTGTCTGCTGGCATCAGGCCAAAGCACTCTTCCTGCTCTACACTGCTTTTCTCAGACACATCTCTGTAGTTCACGCACAAGGAAAACAGTCTTTCCAACTCGTTCTCAAGGAGCCGATTGGCCAGTCCCGGATGGCTCCCGTGCTCTGACAGGTTGAGGTGTTGTGCCGTGTCCTCCTGTCCCAGATCAGAACCCAGACATGTCGGGGCGGGACGAGCTGGACGACCCCTGCCTGAGAGACTCCACCAGCATCGCCTCCACAGACTCCTTTGTGTCTGCCGCCGAGGTAAAGTAATACACCACACCTGTAGTAGTACACTACTATACCTGTAGTACACTACCTTCCCTGTAGTAGTACACTACCTCCCCTATAGTAGTACACTACCTCAGCTGTAGTACACTACCTTAGCTGTAGTACACTACCTCAGCTGTAGTACACTACCTCCCCTATAGTAGTACACTACCTCAGCTGTAGTACACTACTATACCTGTAGTACACTACCTCCCCTATAGTAGTACACTACCTCAGCTGTAGTACACTACCTCCCCTATAGTAGTACACTACCTCAGCTGTAGTACACTACCTCCCCTATAGTAGTACACTACCTCAGCTGTAGTACACTACCTCCCCTATAGTAGTACACTACCTCAGCTGTAGTACACTACCTCCCCTATAGTAGTACACTACCTCAGCTGTAGTACACTACCTCAGCTGTAGTACACTACCTTAGCTGTAGTACACTACCTCAGCTGTAGTACACTACCTTAGCTGTAGTACACTACCTCAGCTGTAGTACACTACCTCCCCTATAGTAGTACACTACTTCAGCTGTAGTACGCTCCAGCCCCACAGTACGCTGCATGACGGCGTGTGCATgtgtcctctctccacctccatggTGTGTAATGTTGGAGGTGGATGTGTGACAGGGGGTTAGGTCAGGAGCTATTGGACTGTATAGGAGAGCAGTGACGCTGTTCCCAGGGGGCGGTCTGATTAAAACGCTCTAAATAACCCAGGGTAGCCCCGTCATCTTTCCTCCTCACTGATGAACCCAGGAGGAGGTTGGTCTGCCCTTGCTCTCGCAGTCAGGAGTCTCTGTTTCTAacttacattcagtcattttagcagacactcctatccagagcgacagtacagggacattcccccgaggcaagtagagtgaagtgccttgtccagggacaatgtcatttttttcacagccgggaatcgaaccggcaaccttctgattggtagcctgattccctaatcgctcagccatctgacccccccccacccccaacttcCCTAAGAGATTTAGATTTGATTTTAAATATATTAATTGTATTATTAAAGACTGTAGATTGTATTAAAAATGCCAACCCTTATAAGGATGCTTCAGGTCCCATCTTTATGTAAACTTCTGACCAGTTGTGCCATTTATGACTGGGGAGAGCCGAGTTAAAGCTCCACCATTTAAAGGTAGGTCAGCGCTCTTGTGGCGTGTGGAGGAGGCCTCTATAAATAGCATTAAACGTTCCTACATCTGAGCCACCAGCGCGCTGCTCAGAAGCAAGCCATCCCGTGTTGTCTGTAATCAAAATGGAGTGCAGGGACCTGTCTGGTTTTTCGACGTGTCTGGTTTCTAGACTCGGTACGTTTGACCAAGACAGTAGCTGTTCTCAGTAATGTCAGACCTGGTCTTAACCAGACCAACCTAGGACTTGACCCTAGACTCTAATCTGTGGCTAGAAGGGTCGTCGTGTCTCAAGTTCAAGGGATTCTCAGGTTCAAGACCCACAGCTCCACTGTTTTACAGTGAGCACCATAGGGCTCATCAGGGGCGTACTTTGCTCTTACAgaaccttctctctcccctccacatccATGACTgcatttcccccctctccctcccctggctGGACCTCAGCTGTCTGAACacagggagatgaggagtgTCGGTGTCCTGGGCTCCCTGGGCCATTCCCCCTTCTACCAGGAGGCACTGCAGATGGCTGAGGACGGGAAGATCTCCTGCAGGGTGCTGAGGTAGGACGCACGGCCACCGTACCACGACAGTTTCACCAGCGTACTACGACAGTTTCACCACCGTACTACGACAGTTTCACAACCGTACTACGACTGTTTAACCACCGTTCTACGACGGTTTTACCACTGTACACTGACTGTTTCTTCTACACGGGCCTTTCAGATCATCACTCAGGTGATCGTATACTTGTGCTATGTCCTTCCTGGCAGTTCACTGTGTACCAGTCAAGATGAAAGATAAGACCGAGTTATTCGGTGGTTGTGGCATTGTGTCGACGATTGGAATGTCCCTTTCTTGTATTCAGGACTGAGATGCTGGAATGTCTCGGGGACACAGACTTCCTGGCCAAGTTGCACTGTGTGAGGCAGGCGTGCCAGGTATACATCTCAACCATGTTCACTATGACAATAGAACAGTTGTGCCACGTCGATATTGTGTACTTATTATTATGGTCTGTCACCTGCAGCTTATCCTGTGTGAGAGAGCAACGAGGACGTTTCTGGCTGACACGGGGAAGAAGACCCTGTCTTCCATCATTGTAAAAGCACGTAAGGTAAGACAAGATACCCACACGTGAAAACGTGACTGTCCTTATGTAGACGTGCTGAACGCAAAAAGTCAACCTGACCAACTGACTGGGACTCTTATCGGCCGACAGAGCCCAAAGAGATTCGAGGAAGTGTTTGAGGAGATGATTTCCTTTCTGGAGCACCCGGAGCACTGGGAGAACACAGAGGTGGAGCTGGCCACACGAGGGGTGAGACGAAACTGGAAACCAGCACCCAAAACGGACATATTGGCAGTCCCTTCATCCATAATTGATACATCTTAAAATTAAACACCGTTTACTGGGTTATATCAAGTATATAGCCATACTAGATGCCTCTTAAACCGATCCTCCATTCGTCCATCAATGGGGCAGGTCAAGCATTTGAACTTCTACGACATCGTGTTGGACTTTATCCTCATGGACTCCTTTGAGGACCTCGAGAACCCGCCGATCTCCATCCAGAACGTGGTCAACAACCGCTGGCTCAACAACTCCTTCAAAGAGACGGTGAGTTTGGCAGGAGAGCATAATGTCAGCACAGTGACTTGTGTTGTGCGTTTCTGTTCCGGCGTTTCCACTCACGTTGGCCCCGTTTTGGATCCACAGGCTGTGGCATCGAGCTGTTGGTCGGTGCTGAAGCAGAAGAGGCAGCACATGAAGGTACAGGACTGCCTGAATGAACAGCCCCCCCCCTACCCGACACCCAGGAAGTTGTCATCAATACCAGTTCTGTCTACCACAGCAATTGAGAATATCTCCTATCTGTTGTCCTCAGGTGCCTGATGGATTCATTGCCCATGTCTATGCGGTGTGTGAGCAGATCAGTCCCGTCCTGGCATGGGGCTTCCTGGGGCCCAAGAGCTCCCTGCACGACTTCTGCTGCTTCTTCAAGGTAACGCTCAGCTTGGTCCTACCGCACTTTGAACCCTGGGTGTCGTCTGCGTCATACGTGTGATGCACCAGACTGCACCACTGATCCTGATGTCAGAAATCCCATGTCAAGCACCAGTCTTGCCCCTCCAACTCCTTAACTCGGTGTCTCATGGTTAACCGCTCATTTTTTTCCCCCGCAGGACCAGGTGGTGTACTTCCTGAAGGATATCTTCGACCTGGAGAAGGTGAGGTACTCGAGTGCGGAGAGCCTGGCGGAGGACAtgctccacctgctccaccGGCGCTCCGAGCTCCTGCTGGCCTACCTGGGGGCCGACTCCCTGCGCCACCTCAACGGCTGCGTCGGCCCCCAGGTGACTCCGGTGCCTAGTGCCCCCCTGGAGGCACGCGTACTGTAGGAgatccgctccccccccccccaaacatccATGACGGCGACTCACCTGTTCTGATGgtgacccccgcccccccatcgTTCTTCAGAAGTGCAGTCTCGCCACCTCACCCTCGTTACAGTGCCATTTCAATGCACGTCAAATGTGGATGTTCTACTTTTCCCTACGATAGCGTTTGTGTAAACTTGCAGTTTTGACAAAAAGGTGATTGATATGCATTGTAAATTGAATAGTACTTAACAGCGTACAAGGATCTTCTGTGCTGTTTAGCCCACCAGTTTTATCTtagtatttattttattgtacttGAAAGGTATGTGTGACATCTATATTTTTAAGCTTAAAATTATCATTTTACATCATATGTAATATTAATATCTTTACACAAGTCATGGTTTGCCGCGTCGTATCCTGCATTGTTAATCAGCTAGTGAACCATGGGCAGGTTGTCTGGTTTGGGAGCTGACATTAGGCCAAATATGACTTGGTCTGCTTTTGTGACCTGTAGTCCTTGCTCACTGTATAACCGAAGGCCTCACATTGCTGCTAACATGCCTTGTAAAAGTGATCCTTTCCCAAATTGTTACCAGACCTTTTATGTAACTCACGTAAATCTAAACAGTGAGCACCAGGTATATAAGTAACATTTTTCTTGGTGAAAGTCCATGTTACACATTGGGGTCCCATCAATAGTACCATTCTGTTCTACAGATTTGGGAGAAATATTAACTATTTGCATTAAACTAGAAATGAGGAATCTTGCATTGGTCAGGCTGTCCCTGGCATGTTCTACTGTGGCAGTCACCATGTTGGTCTTTGAGCACACTAAATATAAAGCCTTACTGTCTTTAGTACTGATGCTCCAGCCCTGTGTCTCGTCATTGAATGTATTGTACTCACCTGTTCATTGTTGTATCGCCTATAAGCTGGTTTGTACTCTCGTTCCTTGTGGGCATAACCAATAAAACTACGACAATGCCGTGACTGACACACGACATGTCACTACAGTTCATTAAAAGCAATATCGTGGGATGACATCAATATGGGATGTCATCTGGGCAACATTGGAATGTAATAAAATAAACttggtttaaaaaaataaataaaaatggtcCACAGATGTGTGTTGCAGTGACATTGAATTCCCTGTGGATAGTTCCAATTCTTTTTGTTCCATTAAACCTAGTTCTGTACAAATCCAAGAGTGAATTCAAATGAACAGACTAGGTCAAATCTCTACAACTTTATTCATAGACGTGGCAACAATGCAGAAGTCAAAACTAATTTCAATAACAAATTAAAATACATTCGATAATATACACAGCACAGAAAACCTTGTTTGTTTACCTCTAAGGCATGCTCCAAATTTCTCCCTTCTGTTTTGTCTTCTACACCCCCACGAACTCTGTCTTGAAACATTTagctcagagggagagagagcatctcAATCGCATATAGAAATATGCAAACGTGTTAAACTAGCAGGGACTCATttgctgtttttgttgtttttaagaAACCAATCCAATTTACTGCCAAACGGTAGTGAAAAGCATGACATTGAAAGCCACAAAGGTACAACAGTTCCTGGTCTTCATCCAACTTTCTAAAGCACGGTCATATCTAATCCTTATTGATGATACTAGAGTGGCAAAGGCATTCAAGAGAATCATGACATATGAAAAGAAGCTATCAGACAGCTATCAAAATTCTATGGCAAAAATCAACAGACCAGGTTTGAAAGACAAGTCACAGAATGTACTTTTGCAATCACAGAAATCTGCATTCAGTTGCATTGCTtggcttttttgtttgtttgtttaccttATCACTGGAGCTCTCGAATGGTTTACGTTCAGCAGTGGGATAGACTCAAAGGATTCTTCCTTAGGGGACAAACTACCACAGGCCTGATTCTATGACCTACGCTTGCAGCATCCTCCAACACTGTGAGTGAGAAGTGAAGGCAGCAGTTTGAAAAGTATTTGCACTGCATTGTGGGGCATAGACAAGTTCACACCAATTTGACAGCATGGGCATATGTACTTGACTGTTTCGACTCATTAGAATGCACATTTACTGGTCTCCGACCAGCACTGCATGCAGTACGTTCTAAATCATGTTACAGAGGAACAAGACTAGAACTAAATGCATCATCGACACACTGCAAAACTTACCGGAATGCACAAATCATAGGCAATACTGACATACCTTCAAATGCACCACAAATATCTCAAAGACACTGCAGTGAAATACTATACTGACTGGGCTAACTCAAGTGGGAGACCTAAACTGTATTGCATTGTTTAAATCGTTCAAAAACATGACGCATTACCATGCAAGTAATTCACACTAAATAGGGCTATCAAATCAAAATCCTGGACATGACTTATGCTAAGCACAGCTGCATCTTACATGTAACTACACAGGGTAGGCATCTTGGGCATGTATTATCGTCATATTTTGGATCACAGGTAAAACACTGTTCCTTAGGTTTCGCTTACCTGTGTTATTGCAGCAGAACCTAAGGTGCAAGGTCTGGGATGACACTGCAAAGATCAGACATTGCACTGTTTGCCATCAGTCAACAGGTAAAGTCATTCATTTGACTCAATTCAACAGCCTTCAATTCAAGTGCTCATTTCGACTGGCATGTCAAGAAAGATGAATTGCACATCTACATCAATTTTAGCTAGTCTGAAGCACTTGATCTACTGACAATCCACATGCTGATAATAGACATCAGTTAACAGAAACCTTCACATGCCATGTTAAAACAGTGCTTGAAACACAGTGTCAATAAACATTACTGTGCAACTTCGGAATAATGTCAAACAAAATGGCATTTGTCGAACACAAATCAACGATCTCTGTTTGCCATCTTAACAAAAATGGCACAAAGCagttaaaataaatgtatctaCCATGATTCAGCTGCCTATCAATAGTGAAATGTTCTGCCAAGAGCAGGTTAACTTGTTGAAATTGAGAACACTGCTTACATATTGGAGGCCCTCAGTTCAGAGTTCACAAAAGAACAGTCCGACTGGCATTCCTACCTACAGAGAAGGGTCTAGAACAATAAACTACAATGCAAAAATGAAACATACTATATGGTTTCAGAGCCTAAACAGTACAGGTTAGGAAAGCATTGCAAAACAGAAAGGGTGAGGGGGTATAACAGTCCTATCAGTCAAAAAGACATTGACGTTTCAAGAATCGCAAATTATTTCAAAAGAACTCTGCCTCTAATGATACTTACCCAAAACATGGGGGGAAATTGTAATTTGACACACTagaagttgttttttttttgcagttgcTCAAGGAAACACATCAAAACAGGAACTTGGTTTTTCTTTAAGTCACAGTATTTGTACTTACAGTATAGGAGGGCTCAACGCACGGATGCAGGACCGCTTAGCCACCCCCGACCCTACAAACCTATGTTCTTATGCTGGATAAATACTTAGACAATGGGcagagcaacaaaaaaaaccacTTCATCTTTTTAGGGAATATAAAAACTGTTTTCAAATCCAGCAAATTTATACATTTGGGATTGCTTTGAAACATTTTGATATGGGGGAGAAAACAGACTTGAATGCAATGAAAGTTTCATACAGCAACAAGTTACCTGTCCTGAAAAagagcagcaaaaaaaaaacactaaaaaAATATATGCATCACTTTTGCGTCAACATTTCTGGCGAACACGTTAAAACTTCTTGCTTACCCCTTTTCTAAACTTGCCTG encodes:
- the miga1 gene encoding mitoguardin 1 — encoded protein: MMTDDTLNSSQLSFKVAALRVVDLPLSVYNSLAQVHLSTGTKKLMAATAFGAVSLLFLARHFQRRKGRKKALPPQWEQAGFEFPSPVHLEKDSGSRQQLTLSLNSKNGYSCGLLPMAGPYSKLSGSLQSLTSVKSINSSSSCTCANGSSCWDRQADDDIYNVVNIPVTTPENLYLMGMELFEEAVRRWEQALTFRSRQAEDEASCSSVRLGVGDAIAQESMEDLISAEFILKLESLLKRAYRLQEEFEGALGMSEPSSRCNSNQNPDMSGRDELDDPCLRDSTSIASTDSFVSAAELSEHREMRSVGVLGSLGHSPFYQEALQMAEDGKISCRVLRTEMLECLGDTDFLAKLHCVRQACQLILCERATRTFLADTGKKTLSSIIVKARKSPKRFEEVFEEMISFLEHPEHWENTEVELATRGVKHLNFYDIVLDFILMDSFEDLENPPISIQNVVNNRWLNNSFKETAVASSCWSVLKQKRQHMKVPDGFIAHVYAVCEQISPVLAWGFLGPKSSLHDFCCFFKDQVVYFLKDIFDLEKVRYSSAESLAEDMLHLLHRRSELLLAYLGADSLRHLNGCVGPQVTPVPSAPLEARVL